CAGGAAGAACGGCCGCGAGTCGATCTCGGCCTCGCTGGCGAACGATCCGGCGAGGACGTAGAGCAGCGGAAGAACGGTGATGGCCGCGAGCGACACCAGGACGACGATGTTCAGGGCGTCGAATACCCGGCTGCCGAACGAGTCGTAGTGTCGGATCGACGGCCTGCGGCGCCTGGTGACATTCGTGAGAACCATAATTGCGCCTCCTCAGTACAGGCCACGCTGGCCGAGGCGCTTTGCCAGCCAGTTCGAGCCGACGATCAGGAACACCCCGACCACGCCCTTGAAGAGGCCGACGGCGGTGGAGTAGCTGAAGGCACCCTGGGTGATACCGATGTAGTACACGTACGTGTCGAAGACCTCCGACGTCGAGCGGTTCAGGGACGTTGTCATCAGCCAGATCTGCTCGAACCCGGAGTCCATCAGATTGCCCGACGTCAGGATGGCCATCACCACGATCGCCGGCCGGATGGCCGGGACGGTGATGTGCCAGAGCTGGCGCCACCGCCCGGCGCCGTCGACGCGGGCCGCCTCGTAGAGCTGCGTGTCCACGTTCGCCAGGGCGGCCAGATAGATGATCGTTCCCCAGCCGGTCTGCTTCCAGAGCAGCTGCAGGATGATGATCGGTCGGAACCACTCCTCCTGGGCCACGTAGTCCACCCGCTGCCCGCCAACGACGTCGTGGATGAAGCCGGCCAGCACGCCGAAGTCCGCCGAGAAGAGCAGATACGTCAGCGACGCCACGATCGTCCAGGACAGGAAGTGCGGGATGTAGATCAGTGACTGGACCGAGCGCTTCACGATCCGGACCCGCAACTCGTTGAGCAGCAGCGCGACCACGATCGGTGCCGGAAAGACGAAGACCACGGTGAGCAGGGCCAGGATCAGCGTGTTGGCCATCAGACGGCCGAAGTCCGGGCCGGTGAACAGCTCCTCGAAGTGCTCGAGGCCGACCCACGGACTACCCGAGTAGCCCAGGAACGGCACGTAGTCCTTGAAGGCGATATGTAGGCCGTACATCGGCCAGTACTTGAAGACCAGGAAGTACAGGACGCCCGGCAGCAGCATCAGGTAGAGCCAGCGGTTTCGCAGCAGCAGGGCGAGGCGACGACCCGGCGTCTTCGGAGCGGCACGCGGAACGCGTCCCCGGGTACTCTTCGGCGGGTCCGGCGCCCTGTCGGCGACGAGATCGGTGGCCACGGCGGCCTCCCGTCCGGGGTGAGCGGGGTCCGGCCCGGGGACCGGACCCTTCGAGACCGTCACTTGGGAAGCTTGGAGACCAGGTCGTTGACCTCCTG
The nucleotide sequence above comes from Plantactinospora soyae. Encoded proteins:
- a CDS encoding ABC transporter permease, encoding MATDLVADRAPDPPKSTRGRVPRAAPKTPGRRLALLLRNRWLYLMLLPGVLYFLVFKYWPMYGLHIAFKDYVPFLGYSGSPWVGLEHFEELFTGPDFGRLMANTLILALLTVVFVFPAPIVVALLLNELRVRIVKRSVQSLIYIPHFLSWTIVASLTYLLFSADFGVLAGFIHDVVGGQRVDYVAQEEWFRPIIILQLLWKQTGWGTIIYLAALANVDTQLYEAARVDGAGRWRQLWHITVPAIRPAIVVMAILTSGNLMDSGFEQIWLMTTSLNRSTSEVFDTYVYYIGITQGAFSYSTAVGLFKGVVGVFLIVGSNWLAKRLGQRGLY